Part of the Bacillota bacterium genome is shown below.
TGGTTGATTTCCATTCTCGAAGCTGCCGCCGGGCCGGAGTGCGGGTCTGCTGCTGCCGCGGCCTGGAGCCAGGGCACCCCGCGGCCGTCGAGCTCCAGGTCAAACCCGGTTTCCTCGCGGAAGTGGCTGCGGGCGGTGGCAAAGTCTTCCTCTGTGGCGCCATCCGGGACCTGGCAGCGGACGGTGACCACCCTACGGTCGCGGTCCACGGAAGGGTTGCGGAGGAGCACCCAACCCCCGGGCAGCGCCCGGCGGGCGGCTTCTGCCAGCACGCCCATGTGGGCCTCCGGGTGCACGCGCACGTTCCACCCGGTAACCGCTTCAAGCTGTGCGATCCTGTCCTGCCACTTCTTCTCGGCGACCTGGGGGAAGTGGAAGTAGAGGGTGATGGTGCCGGACTGCGGGTCGGCCCCCTTGCGGTAGAGCCCGGTATCGGGCGGAAAGAGTTGCTCGGCCTCGGCCAGGGCAGCGTTCTGCTCGACCCGGCTGTCCGCCGCCTCTTCGGCCGCCGGTCCGTCCGGCGCCTGCTCCCGGGCGCGGTAGGCGGCCCGCCCAGGCTCGAGTTCCACGCGCTCGAAGCACTCCGGGCTGGTGTTCAGGCGCCAGGCCAGGGCGAGCCGCGCGGCGGGGGAATCGGGCCCGCCGGGCAGGTGGGAAACCAGTGCCCGCGCCAGGTCGTCCAGAGAAAGCGGCGCGGGCAGGCCGGCCATCTTCTCCCGCAGGTCGCGAGGCGCCAGGGACCGGAACAGCGGCTTGGCCTCCCGGGTGAGCCGGTAGAGCCGCACCTTCTCCGCGCCCGCGTCCGGCGGATCCTGGGCGAACTCCCAGGGCGCGGCGATTTCGAGCAGGTCTTCCGCGTAGTGGTAGGTGCCGTTTACGCCGACCATCCAGGCGTGGAACCCGAGCTGCTCGAGGGCGAACGCGACCGCCGGCTGGGCGGACCCGTGCGCGTTCCTGACGATGCACAGGTGCCCGGGGAGGCCCCGGAGGTGCTCCATGGCCTCCTGCCTCCACCTGTTCATGTCGACCTGGGGGCGGGGCCGCGGCCGGTAGAGCCCGGGGTACCTGGGGTCGGACGCGAAGTAGAGCCTGTCGTCGGCGAGCAGCCTTTGGGCCTCCTGCACCTGGGCGGGGGAGGGAAGGGGGCCGTACCACGCCGCCGCGACGTCGTGGGGCGTCACGGTCTGCGCCCCGCGGGAGATCAGCTTTTCCCACGCGGCCGCTAGGTCCAGGGGTCCGGCAGGAGACGAGCGCTGGCTGTCTCTGTCCTCGGGGGCAGCCGGGACGCGGGTGCGGCGCCTGAACGGGGGCAGGTCCAGCTCAGAGCCGTTTTCGGGAAGGTAAGTCCCGCGGAATTCCAGGGCCCTGGCCAGGGCCAGCCTGGACTCGCGGTCGCCGTGGACGAGGACCACGTGGGCGGGGTCAAGGTGCCGCGCGAGGGCGGCAAGCTCGCCCGAGTCGGCGTGGGCCGAGAGGCTGTACTTTCCGACCCGGCACCGTAGCTCGACGGGGCCTTCCGGCAGGTCGAGGATTCCGCCCCCCGCGTCCGCCAGGTCGAGCAGCCTGTGGCCGGGGCTTTCCTCGTCCTGGTAGCCGCAGAGGAGGATGGCGTTGCGCTCTCCGCTGGCGAGTCGCGCTGCGTAGTACGCCGAGGGGCCGCCTGACAGCATCCCCGAGCTTGACACGATGCAGGCCGGCGGCCCCGCCAGCACCCGGTCGCGCTGGGCGGGCACGGTCACCCGCTGGACCGCGCCCTTCCTGGTGAAGAACGGGTTCTGGCCGCTTTCCGAGATGCGGTCAAGCGGCGGCCGGAGGTACCGGGGGAAGCTGGCGTAGACCTCGCACACGGCCCGCACCATCCCGTCGAGCCACACGGGGAAGCGGGGGATCACGCCCTTTTCCTGGGCGGCCCGCAGGATGAGGGCCACCTCCTGCGCCCTGCCGACGGCGAAGGCGGGGATGAGGGCGTGCCCGCCTCCTTCGATCACCTCGGCCACCGCGCGGGCGAGGGCTTCTTCCTCCCGCTGGCGGGAGGGGTGCAGCCGGCCGCCGTACGTGGACTCCAGCACGAGGGCGTCCGGCCGCACAGGCGGAAGCAGCATGCCGGGCACGGTGCGCTGGGAGCTGCC
Proteins encoded:
- a CDS encoding MBL fold metallo-hydrolase, translating into MRLTFLGGASEIGASCTLVRIDGIRVLVDAGIRIGGRDPLPDLDGLREAGGPDAIVVTHAHTDHSGALPLVHQAFPKVPIYATEPTAQLMHVLLLDSARLMTRTADRELECPLYDVDLVSRTLARVVPVPFGTAVDLGGGVTARFFPAGHILGAAMVALEGSESALFSGDVSGSSQRTVPGMLLPPVRPDALVLESTYGGRLHPSRQREEEALARAVAEVIEGGGHALIPAFAVGRAQEVALILRAAQEKGVIPRFPVWLDGMVRAVCEVYASFPRYLRPPLDRISESGQNPFFTRKGAVQRVTVPAQRDRVLAGPPACIVSSSGMLSGGPSAYYAARLASGERNAILLCGYQDEESPGHRLLDLADAGGGILDLPEGPVELRCRVGKYSLSAHADSGELAALARHLDPAHVVLVHGDRESRLALARALEFRGTYLPENGSELDLPPFRRRTRVPAAPEDRDSQRSSPAGPLDLAAAWEKLISRGAQTVTPHDVAAAWYGPLPSPAQVQEAQRLLADDRLYFASDPRYPGLYRPRPRPQVDMNRWRQEAMEHLRGLPGHLCIVRNAHGSAQPAVAFALEQLGFHAWMVGVNGTYHYAEDLLEIAAPWEFAQDPPDAGAEKVRLYRLTREAKPLFRSLAPRDLREKMAGLPAPLSLDDLARALVSHLPGGPDSPAARLALAWRLNTSPECFERVELEPGRAAYRAREQAPDGPAAEEAADSRVEQNAALAEAEQLFPPDTGLYRKGADPQSGTITLYFHFPQVAEKKWQDRIAQLEAVTGWNVRVHPEAHMGVLAEAARRALPGGWVLLRNPSVDRDRRVVTVRCQVPDGATEEDFATARSHFREETGFDLELDGRGVPWLQAAAAADPHSGPAAASRMEIN